ACCCGGCAGGCAACGGTCCGTCTCATTTCGTAGGTTGGGACTCCAGCCGGTTGATCTCGTCGCGCAGCCTGGCCGCCTTCTCGAACTCCAGGTTGGCGGCCGCCTCGTACATGGCCGATTTGAGTTCCTCCACGACGGTGCTCTGGTCCATCTTCGCGATGGTATTCAGAATCGGCATGTCGTCGTCCACGGCTTTCACGTCGGCCACGGCCGTGGTCTTGATGATCTCCTCGATGGATTTGTACACGGTCTCGGGCTCGATCCCGTTCAGTTCGTTATACTCTTGCTGCAGCACCCTTCGGCGGTTCGTCTCCTCCATGGCCCGCCGCATGGAATCGGTGATGTTGTCGGCGTAGAAGATCACCTCGCCGCGCACGTTCCGCGCCGCCCGCCCCGCCGTCTGGATCAGCGAACGTTCCGACCGCAGGAACCCCTCCTTGTCCGCGTCCAGGATGGCGACCAGGGAGACCTCGGGCAGATCGAGTCCCTCACGCAGGAGGTTGATGCCCACGAGCACGTCGAACTTGCCGAGGCGCAGGTCGCGCAGGATCTCGACGCGCTCGATGGAATCGATGGTGGAATGGAGATAGCGCACCCGCACGTTCAACTGCCGGAGATAGTCGGTCAGGTCCTCGGCCATCCGCTTGGTCAGCGTCGTCACCAGCACCCGTTCCTGCCGGTCCGCGCGTTCCCGGATACGGGTCAGGAGATCGTCCATCTGGTTTTCCACGGGCTGCACGCTGATCTCCGGGTCCATCAGCCCCGTCGGCCGGATGATCTGTTCGACCACCACCCCCTGGCACTGGCTCAGCTCGTAGTCGGCCGGCGTGGCCGAGACGTAGATCACCTGGTTGACCATCGTCTCGAACTCCTCGAAAGTCAGCGGCCGGTTGTCCAGCGCCGACGGCAGCCGGAATCCGTGCTCCACCAGCGTGGTCTTCCGCGACCGGTCGCCGTTGTACATGGCCCGGAGCTGGGGCAGTGAGACGTGGGACTCGTCGATGACCAGCAGGAAATCGTTGGGGAAGAAGTCGAAGAGGCAGAAGGGGCGCTCGCCCGGGGACCGCCCCGATAGGTGCATGGAGTAGTTCTCGATGCCGGCGCAGAACCCGATCTCCCGCATCATCTCCAGGTCGAAGCGCGTGCGCTGTTCCAGCCGCTGGGCCTCGAGGAGCTTATTCTCGTCGTACAGCACCCGAAGCCGTTCGTCCAGCTCCTCCTCGATGGCCTTCATGGCCTGGTCCAGGCGCGGCGCCGTGGTGACGAAGTGGCGGGCCGGGTAGACGGCGATGCGGTCCCGTTCGGCCAGTACCTCGCCCGTCAGCGGATCGAATTCGGTGATGCGGTCGACCTCGTCGCCGAACATCTCGATGCGGATGCCCTTTTCCTGGTCCGCGGGCAGGATGTCGAGGGTGTCGCCCCGCACGCGGAACGTGCCCCGCGCGAAATCGTAATCGTTCCGGTTGTAGTGCATGTCGATCAGCTTGCGCATGATCATGTCCCGCTCGTACGCCTCACCGCGGTCCACGAGGAGGATGAACTCCTTCCACTCGTCGGGCGATCCAAGGCTGTAGATCGAGGACACCGAGGCCACGATCACCACGTCCCGCCGTTCCAGCAGCGCGCTCGTCGCCCGAAGCCTCAGCTTGTCCAGGTCCTCGTTGACCGACGAATCCTTCTCGATATAGGTATCCGTAACCGGCATGTACGCTTCCGGCTGGTAGTAGTCGTAGTAGCTTATGAAGTATTCGACGGCGTTCTTCGGGAAGAACCCCTTGAACTCGCCGTAAAGCTGGGCGGCCAGGGTCTTGTTCGGCGAGATGACCAGGGTCGGCTTCTGCAACTCGGCAATGACCTGGGCCATGGTGTAGGTCTTGCCGCTGCCCGTGATCCCGAGGAGGCACTGGTGCCTGTCCCCCCGGTTTATGCCCTGGACGAGTTCCTCGATCGCCCTGGGCTGGTCACCCCGGGGTTCGTAATCGGAGACGACAGTGAAGGGAGGCATTCGCAAGTCCGTCGAGATAACTGGCCGTAATTTCGACTGGATAAATAGGTGCAACGACCCATATAATATATGCCGAAGAAGCCTCAAATGCAAAGGGGGAGTGGCAATGTCTCATCCATTATTCGACCTGAGCGGACGCGTGGCCCTGGTCTCCGGCGCGGCCGCCGGCATGGGCAGGGCGACGTCCATCGCCTATGCCGAGGCGGGCGCGGATCTCATGCTGGCCGATATCAATGAAGAGGGCATGCAGGATACGGTCCGGGAGATCGAGCGCCTGGGCCGGCGCGCCGAACCGGTGGTGTGCGATGTCTCCAACGGCGCGCAGATCCGCAAGATGTTCGCACGGCTTGACGAAACCTACGGACGCATCGACGTACTGGCCAATATCGCCGGGGAGGGTGGTATCAATCAGCTGCCGCTGGAAATCACCGAGGCCGGGCTCATCCAGACCCTGAACACCCTGGTCGTCGGAAGGTACGTCTGCTGCCAGGAAGGCGCGAAGCGCATGATCAAGGCCGGAGGGGGCAGCATCATCAACATCGTGTCCATCGCAGGGCTGTCAGCCCTCGGCCGCGGCCACATGTCCTACAGCATCGCCATGGGCGGCGTAGCCCAGATGACGCGGGAGATGAGCACGGAGTGGAGCAGCAAGGGCGTGCGCGTCAACGCCATCGTATGCGCCCAGATCATGAACGAAGGCCTGCGCAAGCGCATCGACGCCGACGCCAAGCTGGGCGACACGTACCTGCGGGGCATACCCATCGGCCGCCTGGGAAAATCGGAAGACATCCAGGGGCTGGCCATTTTCCTCGCCTCCGATGCCTCCAGCTGGGTCACCGGGGCGCTCATGCCGCTGGACGGCGGCAACACGGCCAAGAACGCAGGCGGATCCCATCCGGGCCAGCCGAACGCGCCGGATGAGCAGAAGTATTGAGGGGGGTGCCGAGTGAGGTAGGTCCACCAATTAACGGACGTTCAACAGGCTGACCCCCGTCTCCCCATCGAACAGGTGTAGCTTCTCAGGATCGAAGGAAAGACTGACGCTGTCGCCCCGGTCGAAACGAACGTCCGGTCGGGTGCGCACCTTGACGTTGTTGCCCCCGACGTCAACCGTCAGGTACAGGTCACTTCCCATGGGTTCGCGCACGACGACCTTTGCCCGGGCTGCGGTCCGTTGCGTGTCGCGTTCCTCGCTGGCCGACTCCATTGAATCAGCCGCAGGGGCTACTGAAGTCGCAGATTCCTGCACCTCGCTGTCCGACCCTGGTGACGCCGACCCTCGTGACGCCGGCACCTCGTCCACCCCAATATCCTCCGCCCGCACGCCCAGGTATACGTCCCTTCGATCCGGCGGTCCCATCCGCTCGATTATTGACGTCGCCACGTCGCACGCGAATCCCTTGCCGACCACCCGCCAGCCGCCTCCTCCCGACTGCTCCAGCGTACCCTTGAGCAGGTTGATGGGCGGACTCCCCACAAAACCGGCCACGAAGGTGTTGGCGGGGCTGTCGTAGATGGACTCGGGGGTGCCGATCTGCTGGATCTGCCCCTCCTTCATGACCACGATCCGGTCGGAGAGGATGAGCGACTCGGCCTGGTCGTGGGTGACGTAGACGAAGGTCATTTCCAGCTCGCCGTGAAGTCGCTTCAGTTCCGTGCGCATCACCACGCGAAGCTGCGCGTCCAGATTGGACAGCGGTTCGTCGAGGAGGAACACGCCCGGATCGCGGACGATGGCGCGGGCCAGGGCGACCCGCTGCCGCTGCCCGCCGCTCAGCGCACGAGGCTTGCGGTCCAGCAGGTGTTCGATCTCCATGGTCTTTGACGCCGCCAGCACGAGCCGCTTCCGATCCTCCACGGGCACCCCGCGCATCTTGAGTCCGAAGGCCACGTTGTCGAAGACGCTCATGTGGGGATAGAGGGCGTAGGTCTGGAATACCATGGCGATGTCCCGCCGCTCGGGCGGCACGTCCGTCACGTTTCGGTCGTCGAACCACACCTCTCCCACCGTGGGTGACTCCAGCCCGGCGATCATGTTGAGCAAGGTGGTCTTGCCGCACCCCGACGGTCCCAGGAGCGTCAGGAACTCGCGGTCGGCGATGTCCAGCGTGACGTCGTCCACGGCTACCACGTCGCCGAAGTGCTTCGTAAGGTTGTTCAACCGGACTCGTGCCAATGAAGTTTCTCCTCAATTAACGATGAACCGGCCGCGGGATCATCTGTACACCACACTGCCCCACTGACCGTTCATCCCGTCACCGACCCGCCGATGCCCTGGATGATAAGCCGCTGGAAGATGAAGGACAGGACCAGGGGCAGGAGGATGACCAGCACGCCGCCCGCGGCGATAACCGTGAAAGGCACCCCTAGTTCCTGGGCAAAATCCGACGCCAGCACCGTCACCGGTCTTGAAGCAATGGTGGTGGTGAAGAGCAGAGCGAAGAGGAATTCCCCCCAGGACGCGATGAAGGCAAAAATCCCCACGGCCACCAGTCCAGGCGTGGTTACTGGCAGAAACACCCGCAGCAGCGCGCCCAGCGGCGTGCAGCCGTCGACCCGCGCGGCCCGTTCCAGGTCCAGGGGCACGGTCTGGAAATAGCCCTTCAGGATCCAGATGGTGAAGGGCAGGGTGAAGGTCGTGTGGGAAAGGATCACCGACAGGTGCGTGTCCAGGAGTCCGTAGCTCCGCATCAGCAGGTACATGGGGATCATGATGGCCACACCCGGCACGCTCCGCGAACCGAGATAGAACAGCAGGAGCAGCAGGTTGCCCCGGAACGGCAGGCGCGAGAGGGCATAGGCCGCCAGGGAACCGCAGGTCAGGTTCAGGAACATCACCGCGGTCCCGATGATCAGGCTGTTGACGATGGCCCGGGGGAACTGCCGGGCGATGGCGGCGCCCACGTCCGCCGTCCGACCCTCCACGTCGAAATAGAGGCTGTAGTTGCCGGTGGTGGGCTCCTCGGGCCACCAGCGTTGCTGCGTCACCTCCCGTTCGGGCATGAAACTGACGGCCGCCACCCAGGCGAAGGGCAGGGTCAGGTAGATCACGGCCGCCAATGCGTATATGTAGAGCGAGGCGCGTCGCCACATGGCAGTTCCCTATCCCTGTACGAGTCCGCGGCGGTACAGCAGCCGGATATAGATGATGGCCAGTGTCATGGTAATCAGCGTGATCAGGTACGAATAGGCGTTGGCCCCGCCGAAATCGAGCCGGGCGAAGGCCTCCTTGTAGGTCTGCCAGGCGATGACGTGAGTCGCGTCGCCGGGCCCGCCGCCCGTGAGCGCATAGATCAGGTCGAAGGCCCGGAAGCCGTTCATGGTCTCGAAGATGGCGACGACGAGCACGGCGTGGTACAGCCAGGGCAGGGTGATGAACCGGAAGCGGTTCCACGACGTGGCGCCGTCCACCCGGGCGGCCCGGTACTGTTCCGTCGGAATGGCCTGGATCGCCGCCAGGAAGATGATGCAGGCGAAGGGCACGCTGCGCCACACGTGGGCGCCGATGGCGGCGTTCAGCGCAACGAAGGGCGAGGCCAAGCCCGTATATACAATGTTTACACCGAACAGGTAGTTGACGGTGGCGACCGCGTCCGCCAGCATGGCGTTGAAGGCGCCGTAATCACCGAGCAGCCCCGCCCACATCAGGCCGTTGACCACACCCGGGATGGCCCAGGGAATGAGCAGCAAAGCGCGCACGACGCCGCGGCCGCGGAAGGACTCGTGGAGCAGCAGGGCGATGGCCATGGCGATCACGATGACCAGGAGGACCGCCATGAAGGTGAAGTACAGCGAGATCCACAGTGCGTTCCAGAACTCGGGACTCGCGAGGATGGTCGCGTAGTTCTCCAGGCCGTGGAAGTACACCTGGTCGGGCCGGCGCAGGTTGTATCGGTGCAGGCTCATCCAGAAGGAGATGCCGATGGGATAGGCGATGAAGGCAAGGAGCAGGATCACCGCCGGCAGGTTCAGCAGCAGGGGCAGGAAATCCCGCGTCCGCGTCATGAGTAGAGAGGGTCTCAGTACGGTCATATCTGCGTGTTCAGCTCCAATCCGTGATCAGTTGGCGGCAGCGCTGCGCGATTTTGCCGAGTCCGTCGCGGGCGGACTGCTGTCCCAGGAGGACTTTCTGGATCTCCGGCTGGTAGTAGATCTTGAAGTCGGGAAACCACGGCGCCTTGATGTTCTCCCGCGGCCGGACGTAGCGGGACTGTTCCCGGACCTTGTCGATCTCACCCCACTGTTCCGTCTGGGCGACGATGTCCGGATCGTCCAGCAGCGACCGGTAGGCGAAACCCAGTCCCCGCAGGCGGAACCAGCGCCGCGCCGTGTAGTACTCCCCTTCCGCGTCCCTCGCGCCCAGGAACTTCATCAGGGCCCAGGCGTCCTGCATCCGGTCTTCCCGGCATCTCGACGTCAGGCAATACATGCGCGTCCAGCCCAGGGTGCCGTTTTGTTCTGCCGAGATGGACGGCACCGGCGCCATCCGGTACACCTTCGCGTGCAGCGCGTCGGATCCCCGACGCTTCAACTCATCGTCCGCGGCCACCGAGTTCCGGCGATTGTTCACGTACTCCAGGTCGTATTTGTTGAGGATGCCGTAGACCTGGCGGCCGCTGGCGACGTGGTCCCGCATCTGCCCCGCGGTGAGCGACGACGGGGAGATGATGCGGTGACGATGGATGCCGTCGGTGAGCCACTGCAGGATGGTCTCTGCCCGGCGGTCCTCGTCGTCCGGAAAGGTGGGGTTGAGGTCTTCGTCGAACAGCGTCGCCTCGCTGGCGTAGTTGAGCGTCCACCAGTCCAGGAATCCCAGCACGCTCTGCCGGAAATTCAGCATGATCGGGTACTCGATGACGTCCCCGGACGGCGTGCGGACCCGCGCTTCCCGGACCTTGACGGCCTGCTCGGTCAGTTCGTCGAGAGTGCGGGCCGGGGCATCGAACCCCGCCGCCTCGAGCATGGGCGCGTTGTAGATCCAGATGTTGAAGTCGGTGTAGTACGGCAGCCCGTAGCGGCGGCCGCCGTAGGTCATGGACGAGAGGTTGTAGGGGAAGAGATCCGCGGTCGTCGCGGACATATCTGGATCGGCGGCCAGGAGGTCGTCGCAGGGACGCAGCCAGCCGGCCTCGACCCATTCGGCAAAGTCGTCGTCGCGGACGTAGCAGCACTCCATGGGCGCCCCGCCCACGTGCAGCGCCACCATCTTGTCGTGGTAGTTGCCCGACACCGCGTTGTAGTCCACCCGGATGCCGGTCTGCCGCTCGAAGTAGTCGAGGTTCTCCCGGACCAGGTCGGGTTCGTACACCCATCCCTTGAAGATCACGCCGGGTGGAGGCGCCGGGTTACAGCCCGCCGCCAGGCCCAGGCCCGCGACGGTCGACGACTGGAGAAATGCGCGGCGCGACATCCGGGGTTTCACGGGCGGTTGCACGCCGGGCACCGATCGGTATCAGGATCGTGGATGGGATCACCGCACATTAAACACGGTCCGAGGGGGTGTACGTCGGGACGCGTACGCGTACCGTGCTTGTAATCGATGATGCGCCACACGGTCTCGCCGTCCTTCGCCGAATAACACTGCCAACGACCTTCTTTCTTGCCGTCATAGGACTTGCCCACGTGGGGCCCATAGTCGCCTTCCCACTGCCTGGTTCCGTTCTCGTGCCAGCAGACGTACCAGCCCTCGTTGAGACCGTTCTTGAACCGTCCTTCGCTCTTCTTATTGCCGTTGCTGTAGTACTGGATCCAGTTCCCGTCCTTCACGCCCATCCGGTAGTTGCCTTCGCTGCGCTTGTTTCCGTTGGCGTAATAGGTGATCCAGTATCCGTCCTTCTTTCCTTTTACGGTCTTGCCTTCGGTAAGAGCCATGGTCAATAGATCCCGTGATTGGTTGACGGCACATGGTTGGCGGCGCCGTACATCGGCAGTCCGTACATAAGACGGCCAAACCGTGCAAGGGAGACTGCGCATGAGCGGGTCGCGCATGAGCAGGCCGCGCCGCACCGTACCGCGCAGGGCAAGGGCCGCGCCAGGGTTGGCCACACCTCGCAAAGCAGGCTGCGCATGAGCAGGCCGCGCCGCGCAAGTTTCGTGTCAGGCTGAATTGGTCTTGCGGTCCGCAATGATCCCATGTTATTAAGGATACGGCTATTGTTCAAGACCTTCTTTGGGCATCACGCGGTGCTGTATCACGCGGCCACGTAATCCACCAGTAGGCAGGGATCCCGCAATGCTGACAGAAGACCAGATCCATCATTTCAGGGTGTTCGGGTTTATCGTGCTCAGGCAGGTGTTGGATGAAGTTGAAACCGAAGAGCTTGGACGCCTGGCGGACGAGATATGGACGGCGGAACTGAGACATCCGCCCACGGAGGATGAGCACGTGTCCATCGCGCCGTTCCTGGAGTTGCATCCGGCCGCCATGCCCATGATCGAGGACGACCGTATCTATACGCCCATGGTGCAGCTGCTCGGCCAGGACATGATCTGGTCGGGGTCGGAAGGCGTACAGGGCACCATGACCCGGCGGCCCTTCCACCACTGGCACGCGGACCGGCCCGGGCCGCAGGAGCTCGGCTACCTGCGCATCAAGATCATGATGTACCTGGATCCCATGCGGAAGGACGCGGGTGCACTGCGCGTCATACCCGGATCGCACCGGTCACCATTCCACGAGGAACTCACGCCGTTCCAGCAGCGGCACGGACTCGACGATCCCGCTTTCTTCGGCTCTCCGGGGAACGAGGTGCCCTGCCATCCCCTCGAGACGGACCCCGGCGACGCGGTCGTATTTAACCAGAGCCTCTACCACGCCGTCTACGGCAAGGCCGGGCGAAGGCGCTATGTCGCCCTCAAGTACGCGGCCCGTCCCACTTCGGACGCCCACCTGGCGTCCATCAAGCGGTTCAGTCCCTTTACCCTGGAGCCCCACGAACGGATCATGCAGTCGGATAGCCCGCGCCTGAGGGCGATGACGGCGGGAATTGAAGATCTCAGGGCGCGGGCTGAGGCACTTTAGCGAGACATGACAAAACAAACACTATACCTCACCATGGCCGCCTTTGCCTTGTGCTGCAGTAATCCGGTTTCGGAGCCTGATCCGGTCCGGTCGCCCATAACAAAGAATCACCCGCCGCCGAACCCGATTCCGACCGTCGGTACGAATGATGACCCGCCGATCGAGGTGGTACTTACCATTATAAAAAGGAGCTACGAAGGATTCTACTTTGTGGACTGGGGTTTTCGCAACCAGATGGATCAGCCGATCATTGTGGTCCTGCCGCGTTTCCAGTGCAATTCACCAAGTGATGGATTCACCAGTTGGAGTGCCGCCGTCGAGGAGGAAGATGACATTTTCGAATACGTTATCGACCCCATCGAACCGGGAGGGACGTGGGTCTATCGTGATTTCCTGGTGGGTGATCCGTACAGGAATTCCCTGTTGCTGTTCGGCGACTGCGAGAACCGAAAGTTGGAATTGACCGTCATAAGGACGGATGAAGAAGAACGGCCGTACACGGAAGGCGAAGTCTATACTCCGAACACCCACGTGCAGTTCGTGGACCAGGGGGGTTGAGTCGGCCTCTGGCTGGAAACCGCCGGTCCGAAGCCAGGGGAAAGAAACCGCCGGCCCGATGACGCCACCGGACCGGCGGTCATTACTTACGTACTTTCATATTACCCCATACATCACTTCCCAACACAGCAGCCAGAACGCTCCGCTACACCGCGTCCTCGCCGCGTTCCCCGCTGCTGATGCGGATGCTTTCTTCGACGGGCACGACGAATATCTTGCCGTCTCCCGTCCGGTCGCCGCCCGACCTGGCGGCCTTCCAGATTACGTCCACGATCTCGTCCTTCTGATCGTTGGTGACGGCGATTTCCATGCGTATCTTGGCCGCGAGGGGGATGTCGATCTCCTGTCCCCGGTAAAGCCCCGTGCGATGGGCGGTGCGGCCATGCCCCGACACCCTGGACAGGGTCATGCCGGGGATGCCTTTCTCGTCGAGCGCGTTCCGGACGTCGTCGAGCTTCTCCGGTCTGATGATGGCTACGATTAGTTTCATAGGTCTGACGACTCCTGAAGTAATGGTCTAATGATAGATTCGGGCCTGTTCCCGGCCGTGACCTCAGCGTGGCCGACTACAGGTGAGTCAGTCCGTAACCATCCTCCCCGTGCTGGGAGTGGTCCAGGCCGACCAGCTGGTCCTCGTCCGTGGCGCGGAGCCCGATCGTCCGGTCGATCAACCACACGAGGACGCCCGTGCCGACGGCCGACAGCGCGATGGCGATGACCACGCCCTTGATCTGGATCAGGAACTGCGACCAGCCGCCGACGTCTGTGGCGACCAGGCCGACGAGAAGGGCGCCGAACATGCCGCCGATGCCGTGTATGGCGAAGACGTCGAGCGTATCGTCGTAACCCAGCTTGCCCTTGAGCTGTACCATCAGGAAGCAGACCACGGCGGCGCCGAAGCCGAACACCAGGGCCCAGGCCGGAGTCACGCTGCCCGCGGCGGGCGTGATTGCGACCAGGCCGGCCAGGATGCCGGAGACGATGCCGAGGCTTGAGGCCCTGCCATGGTGGATCAGCTCCGTAACGATCCAGCCCACGGCGCCCGCGGCGGCGGAGATCTGGGTCACCGTCAGGGCCTGGACGGCCGTTTCTCCCGCGGATACGGCGGAACCGGCGTTGAAGCCGAACCAGCCGATCCAGAGCAGGCCCGCGCCGATGAGGGTCATGGTCAGGTTGTTGGGCTTCATGGCCCGTCCGGGATAACCGAGACGGGGGCCGAGCACCATGGCGGCCACCAGGCCCGCCACACCGGAAGATATGTGCACCACCGTGCCGCCGGCGAAGTCAATGGCGCCGTCCTTGAAGAGCATGCCGTCCGCGTTCCATACCATGTAGCACAGGGGTTCGTACACCACGAAACCCCAGAGCAGGATCAGCAGGCAGTAGGCGCCGAACTTCACGCGTTCGGCGATGGCCCCGGCGATCAGGGCGGGGGTGATGATGGCGAACATGCCCTGGAACATAGCAAACAGGTACGTGGGGATGTTCGTTCCGTCCCAGAGGGTTCCGGGGTCGACGCCGCCCAGCAGGAAGTAGTCTGAACTCCAGCCGAGGACGCCCGGTATGATCGCACTCGCGCCAAAGGCCAGGGCGAATCCGAAGACCACCCATTGCACGCCCATGATGCCCATGGCCGCGAAGCTGTGCATCATGGTGCCCAGCACGTTCCGGGTGCGCGTGAGCCCGCCGTAGAACATGGCCAGGCCGGGCAGCATGAGCAGCACCAGGGCGCAGCTGACGAGCATCCAGGCGGTATCTCCGGAATTCAGCACAGCCGCCGGGGCCGCCGCCTCTTCCTGCGCGAAAGCCGCGCCGGGAACCGCAAGTGCCAGGCATGCAGCGATACGTAATATGCCGCTAAGGGACATACGGAAAACCTCCCTGTTGTGATGGATTGGAAACGTTCATGTAATACTGAGCTTCCAATATAGCCCCCATCTGTTACAGGGATATTTCCCGGAGGTTAAATCCTTGTAAATTTCGGTGGAATGTGGAAAAAGTAGTGTATAAAACCGGTGTGTTGACTGACGAAATTCGGAACACCGACCTCGGACGACAGGAGGCAGTGCCGCAAGAAGCCGACCTCGGACGGCAGGAGGCAGTGCCGCAAGAAGCCGACCTCGGACGGCAGGAGGCAGCGCCGTAGGCTGGCGTCGCGACTAAAGCACCGGAACGTTGACGGGCCGTTTGCCGGCTTCTATATTTGCCCATGCCGCCTGTGTTTTTCCGACGTCCACCCGGAGAACAACTTCGAGGAAACAGTATGGAATTCACACCCCTTACTCCCGATCAGCGGGCACACTTCCGGGAACACGGCTACCTGATCGTCAAGAACGCCATCGACGACGATCTGCGGAACCGGGTCATGGCCGTCGGTGACCGGTT
The genomic region above belongs to Gemmatimonadota bacterium and contains:
- the uvrB gene encoding excinuclease ABC subunit UvrB — translated: MPPFTVVSDYEPRGDQPRAIEELVQGINRGDRHQCLLGITGSGKTYTMAQVIAELQKPTLVISPNKTLAAQLYGEFKGFFPKNAVEYFISYYDYYQPEAYMPVTDTYIEKDSSVNEDLDKLRLRATSALLERRDVVIVASVSSIYSLGSPDEWKEFILLVDRGEAYERDMIMRKLIDMHYNRNDYDFARGTFRVRGDTLDILPADQEKGIRIEMFGDEVDRITEFDPLTGEVLAERDRIAVYPARHFVTTAPRLDQAMKAIEEELDERLRVLYDENKLLEAQRLEQRTRFDLEMMREIGFCAGIENYSMHLSGRSPGERPFCLFDFFPNDFLLVIDESHVSLPQLRAMYNGDRSRKTTLVEHGFRLPSALDNRPLTFEEFETMVNQVIYVSATPADYELSQCQGVVVEQIIRPTGLMDPEISVQPVENQMDDLLTRIRERADRQERVLVTTLTKRMAEDLTDYLRQLNVRVRYLHSTIDSIERVEILRDLRLGKFDVLVGINLLREGLDLPEVSLVAILDADKEGFLRSERSLIQTAGRAARNVRGEVIFYADNITDSMRRAMEETNRRRVLQQEYNELNGIEPETVYKSIEEIIKTTAVADVKAVDDDMPILNTIAKMDQSTVVEELKSAMYEAAANLEFEKAARLRDEINRLESQPTK
- a CDS encoding SDR family oxidoreductase; this encodes MSHPLFDLSGRVALVSGAAAGMGRATSIAYAEAGADLMLADINEEGMQDTVREIERLGRRAEPVVCDVSNGAQIRKMFARLDETYGRIDVLANIAGEGGINQLPLEITEAGLIQTLNTLVVGRYVCCQEGAKRMIKAGGGSIINIVSIAGLSALGRGHMSYSIAMGGVAQMTREMSTEWSSKGVRVNAIVCAQIMNEGLRKRIDADAKLGDTYLRGIPIGRLGKSEDIQGLAIFLASDASSWVTGALMPLDGGNTAKNAGGSHPGQPNAPDEQKY
- a CDS encoding ABC transporter ATP-binding protein, yielding MNNLTKHFGDVVAVDDVTLDIADREFLTLLGPSGCGKTTLLNMIAGLESPTVGEVWFDDRNVTDVPPERRDIAMVFQTYALYPHMSVFDNVAFGLKMRGVPVEDRKRLVLAASKTMEIEHLLDRKPRALSGGQRQRVALARAIVRDPGVFLLDEPLSNLDAQLRVVMRTELKRLHGELEMTFVYVTHDQAESLILSDRIVVMKEGQIQQIGTPESIYDSPANTFVAGFVGSPPINLLKGTLEQSGGGGWRVVGKGFACDVATSIIERMGPPDRRDVYLGVRAEDIGVDEVPASRGSASPGSDSEVQESATSVAPAADSMESASEERDTQRTAARAKVVVREPMGSDLYLTVDVGGNNVKVRTRPDVRFDRGDSVSLSFDPEKLHLFDGETGVSLLNVR
- a CDS encoding carbohydrate ABC transporter permease, translating into MWRRASLYIYALAAVIYLTLPFAWVAAVSFMPEREVTQQRWWPEEPTTGNYSLYFDVEGRTADVGAAIARQFPRAIVNSLIIGTAVMFLNLTCGSLAAYALSRLPFRGNLLLLLFYLGSRSVPGVAIMIPMYLLMRSYGLLDTHLSVILSHTTFTLPFTIWILKGYFQTVPLDLERAARVDGCTPLGALLRVFLPVTTPGLVAVGIFAFIASWGEFLFALLFTTTIASRPVTVLASDFAQELGVPFTVIAAGGVLVILLPLVLSFIFQRLIIQGIGGSVTG
- a CDS encoding sugar ABC transporter permease, whose protein sequence is MTVLRPSLLMTRTRDFLPLLLNLPAVILLLAFIAYPIGISFWMSLHRYNLRRPDQVYFHGLENYATILASPEFWNALWISLYFTFMAVLLVIVIAMAIALLLHESFRGRGVVRALLLIPWAIPGVVNGLMWAGLLGDYGAFNAMLADAVATVNYLFGVNIVYTGLASPFVALNAAIGAHVWRSVPFACIIFLAAIQAIPTEQYRAARVDGATSWNRFRFITLPWLYHAVLVVAIFETMNGFRAFDLIYALTGGGPGDATHVIAWQTYKEAFARLDFGGANAYSYLITLITMTLAIIYIRLLYRRGLVQG
- a CDS encoding extracellular solute-binding protein, whose protein sequence is MSRRAFLQSSTVAGLGLAAGCNPAPPPGVIFKGWVYEPDLVRENLDYFERQTGIRVDYNAVSGNYHDKMVALHVGGAPMECCYVRDDDFAEWVEAGWLRPCDDLLAADPDMSATTADLFPYNLSSMTYGGRRYGLPYYTDFNIWIYNAPMLEAAGFDAPARTLDELTEQAVKVREARVRTPSGDVIEYPIMLNFRQSVLGFLDWWTLNYASEATLFDEDLNPTFPDDEDRRAETILQWLTDGIHRHRIISPSSLTAGQMRDHVASGRQVYGILNKYDLEYVNNRRNSVAADDELKRRGSDALHAKVYRMAPVPSISAEQNGTLGWTRMYCLTSRCREDRMQDAWALMKFLGARDAEGEYYTARRWFRLRGLGFAYRSLLDDPDIVAQTEQWGEIDKVREQSRYVRPRENIKAPWFPDFKIYYQPEIQKVLLGQQSARDGLGKIAQRCRQLITDWS
- a CDS encoding phytanoyl-CoA dioxygenase family protein — its product is MLTEDQIHHFRVFGFIVLRQVLDEVETEELGRLADEIWTAELRHPPTEDEHVSIAPFLELHPAAMPMIEDDRIYTPMVQLLGQDMIWSGSEGVQGTMTRRPFHHWHADRPGPQELGYLRIKIMMYLDPMRKDAGALRVIPGSHRSPFHEELTPFQQRHGLDDPAFFGSPGNEVPCHPLETDPGDAVVFNQSLYHAVYGKAGRRRYVALKYAARPTSDAHLASIKRFSPFTLEPHERIMQSDSPRLRAMTAGIEDLRARAEAL
- a CDS encoding P-II family nitrogen regulator; translated protein: MKLIVAIIRPEKLDDVRNALDEKGIPGMTLSRVSGHGRTAHRTGLYRGQEIDIPLAAKIRMEIAVTNDQKDEIVDVIWKAARSGGDRTGDGKIFVVPVEESIRISSGERGEDAV
- a CDS encoding ammonium transporter, whose amino-acid sequence is MSLSGILRIAACLALAVPGAAFAQEEAAAPAAVLNSGDTAWMLVSCALVLLMLPGLAMFYGGLTRTRNVLGTMMHSFAAMGIMGVQWVVFGFALAFGASAIIPGVLGWSSDYFLLGGVDPGTLWDGTNIPTYLFAMFQGMFAIITPALIAGAIAERVKFGAYCLLILLWGFVVYEPLCYMVWNADGMLFKDGAIDFAGGTVVHISSGVAGLVAAMVLGPRLGYPGRAMKPNNLTMTLIGAGLLWIGWFGFNAGSAVSAGETAVQALTVTQISAAAGAVGWIVTELIHHGRASSLGIVSGILAGLVAITPAAGSVTPAWALVFGFGAAVVCFLMVQLKGKLGYDDTLDVFAIHGIGGMFGALLVGLVATDVGGWSQFLIQIKGVVIAIALSAVGTGVLVWLIDRTIGLRATDEDQLVGLDHSQHGEDGYGLTHL